Genomic segment of Diceros bicornis minor isolate mBicDic1 chromosome 29, mDicBic1.mat.cur, whole genome shotgun sequence:
TTTCCACGTTCCTGTCTGCATTGTCCAATTTTAGCAGGAATCCTGCTAAGTGAATCTCCTACCCTCAATATTTGATCACCTTCTTtatttggtcaaatctctcaccCCCCACCAACCCCCGGTGGATGTGTGACCACCTGGCCTGCCTTTAGCAAGACTCCCAGTAAGTTGATTTAGCCAGAAACCCCCCTTGCCCCTGAGGTTTCCTCTTTTCCACCCACTGACCCCACCCTGCTCCCTGGCTGTAAATCCCCATTTGTCCCTGCGGTATCCGGAATTGAGCCCAGTTCAGTATCAAAGTCTCTTTTCCTCTATTGCAATAGTcctcaataaaattgtttttttactgttttaactCCTGTCCAGCTCTGTTTTTTCTTTGACTCTCCTTCCACCAGGCAGAGAGCTGAGGTCTCCTGGGGTGAAGTGTCATGGATATCCATGGGCCGGATATTCTAGATCACTCAGAAACCTGACTGGTAAGGACTCCGGGAGGGCAGGGAGGCTGACGTGCTCATCTTCAGATCCCTCTCAAAGTCCTGGTTTTCATTCTCTGGTTCTCTTCTTCTCCTCAAGGGAGGAAAACTCCCCAGAACAGACATTAAAGTCCCCCACCTGTGGCCCCCACTCACTCTCGCACAGAGCCATCGGGTCAGGACCCAAAAGATCACTTTGAGCTGAATTTTCTAGTCCTTGAATTCCCTTCATGGTCTCTTTGTTAAGGGGCTGTCCAGGCTTTATCTGAGCACCTCCAGTGAGTGTAACCCCCTTGCCACCTGAGAGGGCCTGTCTACCTCTGGATAATTCTGCCTTAAAGACCCCACGTTGAGCCCTAGTGTGTTTCTCCAGGTGTGCATCAGCCCTGCAGGAAGAATACCAAGTCCCTACTCACAGGACGCCCTCGTCCCTGAAGACGGCAGCCGTGTGAACCTGCTGAGTGAAACTGCTGTGGGTTCCTGCAGCCACCTCTCAGGGTGGACTCGATAAGGCTACTGACTCGCTTCCCTGCTGAGCATGTACTGAATTTCCTCGCGTGCAGCTTTGTGATCCTAGTGACTAGCATtcagtagatactcaataagcACTTTTTAGAATTGTGTCCATTTATTAGTCTTCTCTAACAAATATACGtatattttctgattgttttcaTCATCTGGGGATATGCTTTCTGGAGGCGTGAAATGAAGAGGCCATTTGAGAGGCCCAGTCTGGTCTGTAGGCCCCTTAACAACAAGTCCATGCCTTGGTTTCTATCTGCTTAGTGCCTGCTGTatactcaatacatatttcttaaatCAGTGAATGAAGAGGATTTCTAGCCTTCTAGCCTGTTCAAGGGCTGGAAAGTTTGAAAAAAATGAGCAGATTCCCTGTATCCCACTCTACCCTCCCCCATGACACAAAGGCCCTTCTAACAGGATAtgtactgttatggactgaactgtgtccccttgAAGCTCTAATTCCTGACGTCATGGTATTTGGACGGGGGGCCTTTGGGAcgtgattaggtttagatgaggacatgagggtggggcccttatgatgggattggtgcccttataagaagagactccagagagctttcttcctctctccaccatgtgaggacacaggtggaaggcggctgtctgcaagccagggaaAGGGCTCCCACCAGGACCTGgattgctggcaccttgatcttggacttcccagcctccagagctgtgagatataaatgcctgttgtttaagccacccagtttatggtattttgttatagctgcTTGAGAGGACTGAGACATGCACAAAGCCACAATTCATGACTAAAGCAACCACTAATTAATTCACCCTATAGTGTCCCAacgcctgctctgtgccaggcacagtgctggccCTGGAGGTACAGAACTCAAAGTTAGGATTTGCAACCCTTCATCAGCCTTCACAGGGcgggggtgggtggtgggtggggggagTGCTCATTGAAGTTTAGGAAGAGATCACCAGAGGGCAAAGGACTATGGCgtgcagcctggggcagagggcAAAGGTCAGGGAAGGCCCCCAAGAGGCGATGCTTGAATTGTCTTGGAGGATGAACATGGGGTAGAGGCCTGTTAGGAGTCAAGGAAGAGGCCCAGGTTCCTGGTTGAGTGAGAAACTGGTGGAAGAGGAACCAGCATGCCGTAATAGTACCATGAGAATATCTGTGGATGATTTTCTGCTCTGTCCATGAACTCTCCTTACTTTATATGTACCTGTTGTACCAAAGTTCTTAGCCACTCTCTGCTATCTCAGACTGGCTTATGTGGCTGGCAATAGAGACCCAGATGATCTCAGAGCTTACTGCAGAAAGTGTTTTCACGTGCTCTTAGCACATGCAAGCTGAGCTAAGTTACTCTACACTTCCTCTTTAGGGCTCGAATATCATCCCTGAACCCAGAGGTGCTTGGAAAAAGTAAAAAGTGCCGCCACCAAACAGCACCCAGACCGCCAGTGTGGACGGCCTTCCGCTTCACTGGTTTGTGATTGGACTTCCTTAACCAGCTACGAAGGCAGGCTTACAGAAATGGTGGAAATACTGATCCACAAAGAACACATTTAAAGGCAAGAGTCAGAAAGACGTAGAGCACGAAGGGAAAGGGACAATTCTCTTCTTCTTGGATGAGCTTAAATCACAGAGAGTATGTCACACTGGACAAAAGAGGAGCAGAGTTTGGAGATAAAGGAAATGGAGTGTAAAGTCAGTAGCAGAGAATAAGGACCTGACAAAGAACCTCTGGCTGCCTGGCCTGAGAGAAGGACTGCAGATTTAACCGAAAAATATCATTTCGGTTCTGACAAGGAGATAACGGAATCTCAGAATGACATTTGTAGTTTTAACTAGGTTGATGATTATAAGAATACATTTCTCATCTACTTCTAGAAAAGGCTTCCATTTTCTTACCATAAGATTTCATAAAATAATGCAGTTAGAATACATTAAATAAAGAGAGATTAATAACCACTTAGTGTCTGGAGAAGCTAGTTGCAACAAGAATCCAGAATAAAATAGGATTGTGGGTTTTACCTTTGAGTTTCCTAGAATCCACagcaaaaaaagtaataaaatagggATTATATAGTTTGAGAAAGGAAGCAGGCAATTTTGACTGGAagtcttttctcctcctcccacactGCGTTAGAGAATGTCTTCTCTGCATATGTGTGGTATGTGGTGTTCACAGGGGATCTTAGAAATAATCTAATCCAgttctttcatttttcagctgTGCAGATGGAGGTCCAGAGGGAGATGAGATGTACTCAAGAATGTAGGTGTCGGAAGTGGGATTCCTTCTGTCCCAATATCCGATGACCAGCTTGACTTGCCAGCCTGTTGTCTTGCCCTACCATGACTGcagtcagatgaagaaacttgtcTCAGTCTTCAGCTTTCCCCTCCAGCTGCAGTCCCTGTGGGTGGACTCAGATTTGGGAGTGGATGTGAGGCAAGGCTCATCTGCCAGCCTCAGGCTCACCTGTGGCAGTGACATCTGTGTGCCAGTGGTAGAAGCACGATGTAGGTCCCTTGTGGGCTCCTGCTGTTCCTCATGCTCTGAGCCACCCAGGGttctgccagggaagcctgcATTGGGGCGGAAGGTTCTACCTGGGCCCATGCCTAGGATGGGGCTAATGTTGGCCATGGCGATGGGAAAGGGCTGAGCAGCTGGCTGAGGTGAGGCAGGCTGGGTAAGGCTGCCTTTCCCCAACCTCCTCCCAGAGTGGAGTGTCTGCGGAGTTGCCTGCCCACCTTCTAGGTTTGAGGATGTGGCCCCTACAGTGGTGGCACTGAAGTACAGCGTGGAGCTCTcctgtccttctcctcctcccggccgcccacctgcacccctcccctgTGCTCCAGAAACAGCCCTGGCTCCTTCCATCGGGCTGCCCTCCTGTTGTGTAGCTGACAGCTTCCAGGCAGGGGCTTCGTCATGACTGTCACTGGCAAAAGAGACATAACTTGAGGTTTCTAACAGATCAGACTCTGCCTTCGGGACACCTTGAAACTCAGAGCCTTTCTCTGAGGTTAGGAGGTCATGGGGTGATGATGGGGGCTCTTGCTGGGAAAACGGGGGCTTCCTCTGCTGGTTGTATTGTTGGCTCAATCCCCATGCAGGGGGacaaaaacagccaggataatcgTCTCCAAAGGCTGCATTGATCTTAGACACATTTCCCGTTTTTAGGGCAAGTTTCATCAACAGCCAGTGGTGGTGACTGAGGAGAGAGTCTTCCCCAGCAATCTGGCTTTCCAGCCCAGCCTCTGAGGGGCCCCACTGTGGGCTGGGGGGCTTCCCCAGACTTGTTAGCTCATAACCTTCCTCTTGGCTCTCGCCCGGGCTCCCCAGCCTCTCCCCAGCTGGAGCCGTGGCCTGTGGAGAAGATTCTCTCTCTGCTTTATCACCCCCTGCAGTGTCACAGGACTTCCTCACAAAGCCCTGAAAGATGTCAGTGGATTTAGGATGTAGCaggctgtaataaattaccagcGAGACGCtgcctgaaaaagaagaaacaaaaaaaaagaccacaaGGTTATGTTCTTTGAAGACCTGTGTCCTCCCTGGGATTTGCAGAATTCCAGGTTCTGGAATTTTGAGTAGAGTAATACAATTTGGGAGCCCAAACAGGACTCTTTTTGAAACATCAGAACTGGATATTTGGGGGGGAATTTAAGTAGGTGCCAGCTTCCATAAGctgaaaatgtttcatatttaaaaatgtaataagaaAGTTTAAACCCTATTGATTCTGACTTCTTCCTTGAGGGTGGCTCCAATTGAGCACTctggatgtgtatgtgtgtttgtgcatgcgtgtgtgtgtgcacgtgtgtgtacaagtgtgtgtgtatgcacgtgtgAGATGTTTGGTAGAAATTCTAACTTTACTGTCAAATAACTGCATCAAATACTCAGAATTCAACCACCCACACACTGGTTGAAGGATTCCAAAGCTAGGGGAGGGGGAGGTAAGGAATAATCtcaaaaacaagacccaagagGTTAAACATTTCCATCGAAAACTCCATATCAAGGAATTTCCTTGAGCTGCAACAACACTTCCTTTGTGCATAAACATCTTAATCACATTGTTGTcagtttaatttattttgatCAGAAGTGTTGACTACGGCAATAATTTCTTTAACAGAGCATTCCAGGAATCCTCCCACGTTATTTCCAGCTTCCTGTTGTACTGGATCAAGTGCCTGTTTCAGGGCGCTTGTTATAAACAGCAAGAAACCTGAAATAGGCTCAGGGAAAAGCCTCGGAGGGGGTCGGGAATTCTCAGTGccacagagctggaaggaacctaACGGATCCCCTCGCATCCTCTCCCAGGATCTTTGGGGGATGAGGAGCAGGGTTAACAAGGCGGGCCTCGAGCGGGGAAATGGAGACAGAATTCCGGCATGATGAGTGTTGGCTCTGCAGCGTTTGCTGCTCAGACCACTTTACACCTTGTTCTGAACTCTCACAATTGCTGCTGAGGGAGACACTGTCACCCTTCTTTCGCAAGGAGCCACCCAAGGCCAAGAAAGGGAACTAAGCAAGTCCTAAATACACGTTTTCAGTGTAGACAGACTTTCTGTGAGGCCACGCTGTTCGCAGGGTTCTTGGTTGCAGCCCCAGACTGGCatgcagtaggtactcaataaatgttggtcaAGGGAGCCCCAGATGTGAGCCAGAGCTGCCTGCTTGAATGCTTGTGCTCCCTTGACTATGATTCACACACAATCTTCCTGCTGAGGACTCCCTCAAGGCCCCTTGGGAGTCAGGAGTTCAGGCAgctccaggaggaggaggagcaggactgGCAGGTCTGGCTCCATCCAAGCCCCTTGGGCTGCCTGCACTCCAGGTGCTGACTCTCGGCCCCCAGCTCCTGCTCCCCACGCCCTGGGTCAACACACTGACAGTGAAATCATCTTCTCACGGGAACTAGACCAGGTGGGAAACAAGCACAGCAGCTCCTGGGAGCATGACACACTTTACGAATGGGGTCAGACATCTGTTTCTGAATCACAGAGTAAAAATGTGTGAAGCAGATGGAGGAGGACGTTTTTACTCCCCACCCCGAGGGCCCCGCAGGACTCAGCTATGCCTCCTGAGAATGGGAATATCCAATGAGTGGTCAGGCTTCCCCGCTGGCAACACCCTTCATCCCAAGTGTCATAGCGCCCCGTGTCCCTAGGAAGGAGTGAGTGCTTGAGACGTGCCAGGAGTGGCCAGATGGATGTGAGTGAGCACAGCTGGTTCACACCTGGGCAACCGTGTCCTCAGCTTTCTCTGTCATTTACATGCACACAAGCAGCTTAGAAACCAGTGCCCTGCTATgcaaattattgttttaaaaaggactacccagatgtccttcaacaggtgaatggctaGTAAACTGTGCTTCATGGCACCATGGAACTGTACTCAGCAATAGAGGAAGGGACTACTGATGTATACGACAGCCCAGTGAACAAACCAGTACACAGAGGTTACATAGcctgtgattccatttacatgacattgTTGCAGTGACAAAGTTTTAGAAATggggaacagattagtggtcGCCAGGGGTTAAGGAGGGGGTAGGGGCGTGAGGAACTGGGGGTGGTTAAGAAAGAGTAACAGGTAGGGTCTTatggtgacagaaatgttctctCTGCATCTTGAATGTGTCATTCAATTTCCTGGTTGTGATACTGTATTATAGTTTTGAAAGATGTTACCATCGTGGGGAACTGGGTAATGGATacagggatctctctgtattctttctctccttccttcttcttttcttccttctttcctccctccctctctctgtttctttctttctatttcacctctcaccctcttcctccctccttctcctcctctgcctccctcttcttctctccccttctcccacctcctgccccccccaatctctctctctctctttcatgcaCAATTTTGAAACATTTCCCTGTTCTTTACTGTAGTACCTTCCATTTATCCTCCTAAATCTAGCTCTAGTGAGTTCTCATTAgagagctctcattggtgaattCTTTTTATGCACCTCCAGGTATATTAGCTGTTCTTATGTCATTTCTcactttatactttttaaaaatgttttcaaaaatatttattgatgtggagttctctgtattatttcttaaaactacaattatctcaaaaaaaaaaaaagtttaatttgaaaaagaagagactGACTCAGCCCTGGATCTCTAACAAGCCATGTCTTGTGCCGTCTAATGAAGAAGGTCAGAGCTTAAAACCCAGGTGGTTTTTGGCCCTCGAATACTTGTTTTAAGGCCACAATTTATGAATCTGCTCTATCCCCTGAATAGTGTCTTCATCTCTCTAAATGCTTGGATGCTCAAGGTCATTTCCTTTTCCTGGTCAGCTACTCACAAGGGCAGTCCCATCCATGGCTGCTGTGAGCCATAAAAGGACCTGAGTCCTGTGCCACCCCATTTCTCTGTGTGAGGCCCCAGGCCTGTCTGGGTGGTGCCCACCACTTCCACATGCCCATTCAGGATGCGAGACACCAGAGGGTAGGCTTTGGGGAGAGGGTGGGCGCTCAGGGCTGTGAGTTGTTGCAAACAACTGAGGCCTCTCTGCACTGGGTGCCGTGTCAGAAGTATGAGGACCCTCGTGAGGCATTCGGGTGGCTGTGCTGGACAGTGTGGCACAGGCCTGCAGAACGACAGGCTGTGATCGCTGAGCCAGCACGTGCCGTGTCGGGGGAGAGCAGGTTGACAGCAGGGGCGCTTTGTATTTTTACTTTCCAATTGTAGGAGAGGAATTCCCTTTGGAGCTCACATAGATCTGTTAAGCCAGGTTGACACAGAGGGCACAGCATAGACCTTGGAGTCATTcactcctttatccattcataaaaCATAACTGAATATCTAggactgccaggcactgtgctagaggcCTGAATTGGCTACTCACTAGCCGTCTGATCTTGCAGGGCATTACTTCACTTCCTCTGTGCCTCACCCTCCTCAGCTCTAAGTTGGGGGTAACACAGCCCCCATCTCCCAGGGTTCTTGTTGGTACACAGCACGAGGTGCAGTGTCAGGAAGGTCCCTGCTCTTCAGCCCGGATGCCATGATGCTGAGGTGGGAAAGGAGAGGACAGCCACATCCTTGACCCCTGCCATCGCTCCAAGGAGGAGCCTCGCCCATGAGGTGTTTTGGATAGATGTGGACAGTCCCACCTTAGCTTGCAGCACAGCCAACAAGGCAGACCAAGGCTAAGTTCAGCTTCTCATGCTCTGGTGGGGACGGCCTTGCCACCCACAGTGCAGTGAGCCCCACACCTTGGTCTCCATCTATCCGCTTCTGAGCAGCTTCCTACTCTTAGAGGAAGTTCATTGAGAAGGAATGAATtaagggtggggaaggaggggatAAGAAGGCAACATTGGGTCTTACCAATCAGAAATCCAGACAAGACTCCTGCCGTGGTCCACAGGCTGGTCCACGAGGCcccctgtaaaaagtcagtggccAACAGCAAAAGGATGACGTTCTCCAGCAGCATTATCTGTGGGACCAAAAGGAGAGTCACCACACCTAGTCAGGTGCACACGGCCTCGggcacgctcctgtcctgcagtgTTGGAGGCTCTATCCTCGGTGCCCACGAGGGCTCCCATGGCTGACCGGACCCTCCTAGAAGCAGGGTCAGGGTCCGAGAGAGCTTCTCTGGCACAAGGGGATTCTCCCTGTTCTCAGTGCAGCTCATTAAAATGTCTGCAGAATAGAAATGCACAGGAAATGAAGAGCACAGCCCACATGGCCAAGAGAGGCTCCCTTTGGTGAGTCACATGCGGCTGAGAGAGGAGACTTTTATTTCCTACTTTACTTCACATTCTCATGTTAACTGTATGCATGTATTAGTTTTAtaacacaataataaaaattatctgCAGAGCTCATAGTGCCATTGAATTCTGGTAAGTTAGAGTCACAAAGTTTCATAACCAAGTTAGaatcttttttcaaatatttgcctCTTTAAAGGTAAATTTGGCCTGTGGCCACCAGGAGGCAGCAGGGAGCGGACTCTTGCTGGCTGAACACAGAGCCTCCCTCCGCATCCAAAATGGCGGCAGCTCTTACAGAAGGCTGTACCTCCCATCCAGGCTGGCTTATTCACTTTGgttccaatttttaaatataaaactatgtttattaaaataagtaaacaaattggACATAATTCAAAATGATGTATTTAAATACTCTGTATgagacattaaaaaaagtaaattgtaATACTGTTATGCTAAGTCTTTGAAAACTTTGCCATAGTCATTCATTGGCGTCATTTTAACTCGAGAAAAGTAAAACAaggagagaattaaaaacataattgggAGCTGCTTAACAATCCTGAGAATGCCTTTGGGCTCTATGTGGCAGTGTTCCAGAGGTTCAGCAGGCATTATTTCAGTACTAAATGGCATTGCCCAGCAGCCCAGTCCACAAAACTTGGAGTTGTTCTCATCCTACTCCTTAAATCAACTACATCTCATCAGCTGTCTGGTCCTGTTGATTCCAGTTCTTAAGTTTGTCTTAAATCCATTGCCTTTCTCCTGTCCTTACTGCCGTCTTCCTAGTTCTGATCCTATTACTTCCTGTCTGGATCCTACTGTATTCTCTGTCTTCATTCTGTCTCTGCCATCTCACCTCCACACCATTACCAGGGTGATCTCTTTCACCTGCAGATCAGACTTTGTCACCACTCCTTAACACGCCTCAAAATAGCCCCATCTCGACTCAGGATCAAGTCTGCAGTCCTCGACAATGCAGCCAGTCCTGTTTACAACGTGTCCCCAATTTTCCTTTCCAGGGTCATTTTCCAACACGCTGCCCCACAATGACTGTGATGGCTAATGTTATtggtcaacttggctgggctaaAGGATGACCAGATGTCTGGTAAAATGttatttctgggtatgtctgtgagggtgttttcagaagagattagcatttgaatcaataGTCTGACTAAAGAAGTTCACCCTCACCAACACAGGTGGGCATCATTCAATCTGTTgagggtctgaatagaacaaaaaagtggaggaagggtgaattctttctctgtcttcttgaGCTGAGACATCCGTCATCTCCTGTCCTTGGACATCACAGCTCCTGGTCCTTGgccctttggacttggactgaatcacaccaccagctttcccGGTTCTTCAGCTTGCAGAAGGCATATCGTAGCATcactcagcctccataatcaggTGAGCCAGTTCCCATGATAAATCTCCTCTTACGTGTCtatatatattctattggttctgtttctctggagaaccctaatacaatgACATTCCACTGACAAAGACTATTCCTTGACCAAACTTGACTCAGACAGGCTCCTCTAAGCCCTCTTCTCCACTAGGCTTCAACCTTGGCCTATAAAACTACAGGCTCTTAGCACAAATGATTTTGTGCactccttcctcacacacattaaGAGACTTGAACCAACACTaacacagtttctaacagcttGAGACAGCATCCCTAGGATGATGACCCCAGCCCCAATTAACTTCCTGCCTAAGAAAGCTCAACACTGccaggaaaatttatttttgttccatCCAAAACCTGGTAAAAGGCAGATAAGGCCCTGAGCCCCCTCTTAGAGCAGCTACTTTAGAACAATTGCAATTATAAgtcctttctctgcccctttgagatgtaaattctCTACCATCCAGAACTGTCttctcaaggacctgagagccaAGGAGATAAGTGACTCAGCCCAGTGGGCGCCTTGCTGTACATGAAGATAGGAGAAGTGTGTTTCTTATCCCGACAAGCGCCAATTAACAGCACAGATGGTATAGTCACTCTAACACACCCTTTCCCCCTTTTGGCAAATTTCCACTTCCTTAACTCGGCTTGAGCCCCCATCGTCCCCCCCGCCtcactccctcattctccctttacaGCGCCATCACCTCTGCACAAATTGAGGTTGGGGTCAGTTCACGCTGGACCCTCTTCCCTGCTGCAATGGActtaataaaatctgttttcatcGCCTTTCACTAGTGTCTGGCTTTGTTTGTCTTTGGTCCTGCTCACACTCACTTTCCTCTGGACTACCCGATATTCCACTGTCTTTATT
This window contains:
- the XKR5 gene encoding XK-related protein 5 isoform X1, yielding MHAGVLGLSALLLAAEQSARLCTVVYSFTTGQLLWGWLALSVLLPGFLVQGLSYLWFRADGHRGHCLLFILHILQLGVWKRHWDTTWTVLSKEWEASRQGQLLLQEADLSALRLLEALLQAGPHLLLQTYVFLASDFTDVLPGVSALCSWSALSWALVCYARFMGSMKPGRLSMPWTALLCQQLWRMGMLGARVLSLVLFFKAYHVWVLVVGGAHWLVMTFWLVAQQSDIIDSSCRWRLFNLLVGAVYIFCYLNFWDSPSRNRMATFYTIMLLENVILLLLATDFLQGASWTSLWTTAGVLSGFLIGSVSLVIYYSLLHPKSTDIFQGFVRKSCDTAGGDKAERESSPQATAPAGERLGSPGESQEEGYELTSLGKPPSPQWGPSEAGLESQIAGEDSLLSHHHWLLMKLALKTGNVSKINAAFGDDYPGCFCPPAWGLSQQYNQQRKPPFSQQEPPSSPHDLLTSEKGSEFQGVPKAESDLLETSSYVSFASDSHDEAPAWKLSATQQEGSPMEGARAVSGAQGRGAGGRPGGGEGQESSTLYFSATTVGATSSNLEGGQATPQTLHSGRRLGKGSLTQPASPQPAAQPFPIAMANISPILGMGPGRTFRPNAGFPGRTLGGSEHEEQQEPTRDLHRASTTGTQMSLPQVSLRLADEPCLTSTPKSESTHRDCSWRGKLKTETSFFI
- the XKR5 gene encoding XK-related protein 5 isoform X2, encoding MHAGVLGLSALLLAAEQSARLCTVVYSFTTGQLLWGWLALSVLLPGFLVQGLSYLWFRADGHRGHCLLFILHILQLGVWKRHWDTTWTVLSKEWEASRQGQLLLQEADLSALRLLEALLQAGPHLLLQTYVFLASDFTDVLPGAHWLVMTFWLVAQQSDIIDSSCRWRLFNLLVGAVYIFCYLNFWDSPSRNRMATFYTIMLLENVILLLLATDFLQGASWTSLWTTAGVLSGFLIGSVSLVIYYSLLHPKSTDIFQGFVRKSCDTAGGDKAERESSPQATAPAGERLGSPGESQEEGYELTSLGKPPSPQWGPSEAGLESQIAGEDSLLSHHHWLLMKLALKTGNVSKINAAFGDDYPGCFCPPAWGLSQQYNQQRKPPFSQQEPPSSPHDLLTSEKGSEFQGVPKAESDLLETSSYVSFASDSHDEAPAWKLSATQQEGSPMEGARAVSGAQGRGAGGRPGGGEGQESSTLYFSATTVGATSSNLEGGQATPQTLHSGRRLGKGSLTQPASPQPAAQPFPIAMANISPILGMGPGRTFRPNAGFPGRTLGGSEHEEQQEPTRDLHRASTTGTQMSLPQVSLRLADEPCLTSTPKSESTHRDCSWRGKLKTETSFFI